In the genome of Bradyrhizobium sp. CB3481, the window CCTGTTCGCGCTGACGCTGCTCGGGGTCGCGCTGTTCCACCACAAGACGCTCCAGGTCGCGCTGACGGGGCTCGCCGCGATCATCGTCTACAAGTTGGTTTTCACCGGCTTCAAATACGGCGCTGGCTTCGGCGGCCTCGGCCATCACATGGCGCATGAATGGGTCACGCTCGCCAATCTGTTCCTCCTGCTGATGGGGTTTGCGCTGCTGTCGCGGCATTTCGAGGAAAGCCGCATTCCCGATGAGATGCCGGCGCTGCTGCCGGACGACTGGAAGGGCGGCGTCGTGCTGCTCGTGCTGGTGTTCGTGCTCTCGAGCTTTCTCGACAACATCGCCGCGGCCCTGATCGGCGGCACGGTGGCGCGCCACGTCTTTCGCGGCAAGGTTCACATCGGCTTTCTCGCCGCGATCGTCGCGGCCTCGAACGCCGGCGGCTCCGGCAGCGTCGTCGGCGATACCACGACGACCATGATGTGGATCGCCGGCGTCAGCCCGCTTGCGGTCGTGGAAGCTTACATCGCGGCGATCGTCGCCATGCTGGTCTTTGCCGTGCCCGCCTCGATCCAGCAGCAGCGCTACGCGCCAATCCAGAAGGACCCGTCGAAGGGCCTGAAGATCGACGGTGCGCGCGTAGCCATCGTCGCCGCCATCCTGCTCGCCGCCCTCGCCACCAACGTCACCGCGAACGTGAAATTTCCTGCCTTGCTCGACGCCGTACCGGTGCTCGGCATCGCGGTCTGGACGGTCATCCTGCTGACGGCACCGTGGCGCGCGCCGGACTGGAAGGTGATGCCGGAGACCTTCAAGGGCACGATCTTTCTGCTCGCCTTGGTCACCGCGGCCTCGCTGATGCCGGTCGAGAAACTTCCGGCGGCGTCATGGCCGACCGCGCTCGGCCTCGGCTTCGTCTCTGCCGTGTTCGACAACATCCCCCTCACCGCACTCGCGCTGAAGCAAGGCGGCTACGACTGGGGCTATCTCGCCTATGCGGTCGGCTTCGGCGGATCGATGAT includes:
- a CDS encoding citrate transporter; the protein is MIEPILVFGIPVDFILFALTLLGVALFHHKTLQVALTGLAAIIVYKLVFTGFKYGAGFGGLGHHMAHEWVTLANLFLLLMGFALLSRHFEESRIPDEMPALLPDDWKGGVVLLVLVFVLSSFLDNIAAALIGGTVARHVFRGKVHIGFLAAIVAASNAGGSGSVVGDTTTTMMWIAGVSPLAVVEAYIAAIVAMLVFAVPASIQQQRYAPIQKDPSKGLKIDGARVAIVAAILLAALATNVTANVKFPALLDAVPVLGIAVWTVILLTAPWRAPDWKVMPETFKGTIFLLALVTAASLMPVEKLPAASWPTALGLGFVSAVFDNIPLTALALKQGGYDWGYLAYAVGFGGSMIWFGSSAGVALSNMYPEAKSVGRWIAQGWPVALAYVVGFFVMLAVLGWHPDPRV